A window of the Trueperaceae bacterium genome harbors these coding sequences:
- a CDS encoding phosphoglycerate kinase, which yields MIPTLDDLDVRGARVFVRVDFNVPLRDGVVTDATRIEAALPTLRHLLDGGATLVLASHLGRPKGPSDDARMAPVADALAARLGREVRYAPTDGPGSDAQRAFVAAAPDGSVTLLENTRFDARETKNDADLARIFAEYASVYVDDAFGAAHRAHASTHGVAQLLPGAVGRLVERELAVLSRLTDAPDTPFSVILGGAKVSDKIGVIERLLPRVDRLFVGGAMAYTFLAARGGEVGDSLVEVDAFDVARDLLARAETQGTTLHLPVDSRCAADVAPDVDVSVHPSDRIPAGLKGLDAGPDAIRAWRDALAGSRTVFWNGPLGVFEVPPFDTATREIAQVVADLDAFTVVGGGDSVAAVNAVGVANAIDHVSTGGGASLQFLEGEPLPGVEVLRRP from the coding sequence GGGACGGCGTCGTCACCGACGCCACCCGCATCGAGGCGGCCCTGCCCACCCTCCGGCACCTGCTGGACGGCGGCGCGACGTTGGTGCTGGCCAGTCACCTGGGGCGCCCCAAGGGCCCCAGCGACGACGCCCGCATGGCGCCGGTCGCCGACGCCCTCGCAGCGCGCTTGGGGCGCGAGGTGCGCTACGCGCCGACCGACGGCCCGGGCAGCGACGCGCAACGCGCGTTCGTCGCCGCGGCTCCCGACGGGTCCGTGACGCTGCTGGAGAACACCCGCTTCGACGCCCGCGAAACGAAGAACGATGCGGACCTCGCGCGGATCTTCGCGGAGTACGCCAGCGTCTACGTCGACGACGCGTTCGGGGCGGCGCACCGGGCGCACGCCTCGACGCACGGCGTGGCGCAGCTCCTACCGGGCGCCGTCGGGCGTCTCGTGGAACGCGAACTGGCGGTCCTGAGCCGCCTGACCGACGCGCCGGACACGCCGTTCTCGGTGATCCTGGGGGGCGCCAAGGTCAGCGACAAGATCGGCGTCATCGAACGCCTCCTGCCGCGCGTCGACCGGTTGTTCGTCGGTGGCGCGATGGCGTACACCTTCCTCGCCGCCCGCGGCGGGGAGGTCGGCGACAGCCTCGTCGAGGTGGACGCGTTCGACGTCGCCCGCGACCTGCTGGCCCGCGCCGAGACGCAGGGCACGACCCTGCACCTGCCCGTCGATTCGCGCTGCGCCGCCGACGTCGCGCCCGACGTCGACGTCTCCGTGCATCCCTCCGATCGGATCCCCGCCGGCCTCAAGGGCCTCGACGCAGGCCCCGACGCGATCCGCGCGTGGCGCGACGCGCTCGCCGGCAGCCGCACGGTGTTCTGGAACGGGCCGCTGGGCGTGTTCGAGGTCCCGCCGTTCGACACCGCGACGCGCGAGATCGCGCAGGTCGTCGCCGACCTCGACGCCTTCACCGTCGTCGGGGGCGGCGACTCGGTCGCCGCCGTGAACGCCGTCGGCGTGGCGAACGCCATCGATCACGTCAGCACCGGCGGCGGCGCGTCGCTGCAGTTCCTCGAGGGGGAGCCGCTGCCCGGCGTCGAGGTGCTGCGGCGCCCCTGA